A window from Neoarius graeffei isolate fNeoGra1 chromosome 14, fNeoGra1.pri, whole genome shotgun sequence encodes these proteins:
- the adgra1a gene encoding adhesion G protein-coupled receptor A1 yields the protein MLLCLLISVMTYILHHSVIRISRKGWHVLLNVLFHTAMTFGVFAGGINQIKYPIVCQVVGIILHYSSLSTMLWLVLTARNTCSEVSKAPPISQDRDPPIQPHPKFTIFRLYLFSSGIPIVIVGVIAAVSLDNYGSRHDAPYCWMAWEPSLGGFYGPTAFLVLVMCMYFLCTFIQLKRHPGRKYELKAMTEEQQRLATAEISHCHAASREPGEQGAHSGCTAITASMLANEHSFKAQLRATAFTVLLFLATWVFGALAVSQGHYLDMIFSCLYGAFSVTLGLFLLIQHCAKRDDVWHRWWACCPSKRKVDVNGKAAGSTEIQSHLEVKRPYAGKTLLSPHLLTSSPHCNPSFLPTAQTPMSPCCSTLYSSSPVLEGSAHSLSLPDELPHPSLPLQSCLKDRTKSRSFSRPRPCLRDYTLHMASTSLDGSVHSSHLESPHIMHVENPITGHTSHLESQRSCHTPHLDNQLRCTSPSIHMESHRMHLDSQLPCHDRYTCHRHTCCAKEEPFSSICCLKTDPFSVVSQGEDTSTDSLIHSSTKMTNKEEDIMLHLDMPPPQAIVSSSQSTLSRKGTLSQRGMLSHNNSLPEDYVFSPDSTGNIRTGPWKNETTV from the exons ATGTTGCTCTGCCTGCTGATATCAGTTATGACATACATTCTACACCACAG TGTAATCCGAATCAGCAGGAAAGGATGGCACGTACTACTTAACGTCCTTTTCCACACTGCCATGACATTTGGAGTGTTTGCAGGAGGCATCAATCAGATCAAGTACCCCATTGTCTGTCAAGTG GTTGGCATCATTTTGCACTACTCCTCTCTCTCCACCATGCTTTGGCTGGTGCTTACTGCCAGGAATACTTGTAGTGAAGTCTCCAAGGCTCCGCCCATCTCTCAGGACAGGGATCCACCCATACAGCCTCATCCCAAATTCACCATATTCAG aTTGTATCTGTTCAGTAGTGGGATCCCCATTGTCATTGTTGGGGTCATAGCTGCTGTTAGCCTGGATAATTATGGGAGCAGACATGATGCCCCTTA TTGTTGGATGGCATGGGAGCCCAGTCTGGGAGGCTTCTATGGACCCACTGCATTCCTGGTCCTGGTCATGTGTATGTATTTCCTTTGCACATTTATACAGTTGAAGCGGCACCCAGGGCGTAAGTATGAGCTGAAGGCCATGACAGAGGAGCAGCAACGTCTGGCCACTGCAGAAATCAGCCACTGCCATGCTGCCAGTAGAGAACCTGGAGAACAGGGGGCCCATTCAGGTTGCACAGCCATCACTGCCTCTATGCTTGCCAATGAGCACTCTTTTAAGGCTCAACTACGGGCCACTGCTTTCACTGTCTTACTCTTCCTGGCTACATGGGTCTTCGGGGCATTGGCTGTGTCACAGGGCCATTATCTGGACATGATATTTAGCTGCTTATATGGGGCATTCTCAGTCACACTGGGACTCTTTCTCCTTATTCAGCACTGTGCTAAACGGGATGATGTGTGGCACCGCTGGTGGGCCTGCTGTCCTTCTAAACGCAAAGTGGATGTGAATGGAAAGGCAGCGGGAAGTACTGAAATTCAAAGTCACCTTGAGGTGAAGCGGCCTTATGCAGGTAAAACTTTACTTTCCCCCCACCTTCTCACATCCTCACCCCACTGTAACCCAAGCTTCCTGCCCACAGCTCAGACCCCAATGAGCCCATGCTGCTCCACCTTGTATAGCTCTTCTCCAGTTCTAGAAGGCTCTGCTCATTCCCTGTCTCTCCCTGATGAGTTACCCCACCCCTCCCTGCCACTGCAGAGCTGTCTGAAGGACAGGACTAAGTCACGTTCATTCAGTCGGCCAAGGCCCTGCCTCAGGGACTACACCTTACACATGGCTTCAACCAGCTTGGATGGAAGTGTGCACAGCTCCCACCTGGAAAGCCCTCACATCATGCATGTAGAAAATCCCATCACTGGTCATACCTCACACTTGGAGAGTCAGCGCTCCTGCCATACCCCTCATCTGGATAACCAGCTGCGCTGCACCAGCCCTAGCATCCACATGGAAAGCCACAGAatgcacctggacagccagctgcCTTGTCACGACAGATACACCTGCCATAGACACACGTGCTGTGCCAAGGAAGAACCTTTCTCCAGCATCTGCTGTCTCAAAACAGACCCATTTTCTGTTGTATCCCAGGGAGAAGATACCAGTACAGATTCCCTGATACACAGCAGCACCAAAATGACCAATAAAGAGGAGGACATTATGTTGCACTTGGATATGCCTCCTCCACAGGCCATTGTGTCAAGCTCCCAGTCTACTCTCAGCAGGAAGGGCACACTCAGCCAGAGAGGGATGCTGAGCCACAATAACAGTCTGCCTGAGGACTATGTCTTCAGTCCTGATTCCACAGGTAACATTAGGACAGGACCATGGAAAAATGAAACCACTGTGTAG